A segment of the Candidatus Protochlamydia naegleriophila genome:
TTTAAATGGGGGCCTAAATGAGCTAGCAGGCTAACAAAGGAGTAGGCGGAAGAACCAACGGCTGCTAAATATCCCTTGCGGCTTGTTTCCAAGAGCGGTTTTTGAACTTCTGGTGCATTGGCTAAGGAATGAATAAAAATGTCGATTTTGCCAAAGTCGCGTCCTATTGCTTCGCAGACTTCTGAGATAGTATAGCCGCCGATATCTTTATATCGTTTGTTTTCTCTAATCTCTTCTGGTACGTCAGCTGGCGTATCGAAGGACGCATCGAGCGGATAGATTTTAGTAAATTCAAGCATCGATCCATTCGATAGACGACGCGAAGCGTCAAACTTACCGGCTTGCAAGCTTGAAGTGAAAATTTTTAAAATCGGTGTCCAGGTTCCAACAATGATTTCTGCTCCCGCTTCCGCTAAAGCCTTGGCAATTGCCCAGCCAAATCCTTGATCATCCCCGATCCCAGCAATGAAAGCTTTTTTACCCTTTAAATTGATCTGCAACATAAAAACCTCATCTACTTGATAAATGGCAGGACAAGCAAAGGTAAGATATTTCTATTGTAAACACCTCATCACTCCTCTATTTGAACCATGCTCGATAAAAGACTTTTTATTCTAAAAGGTTACCCCTTTCTTGCAAACAGCAAAAAGTTTCTCGCTACTGAGTAATGCAGACTTAATTCTACCGGATGTTAATAAAATAATAATGATTGCAGGCCTTTAATTGTGTTAAGTTAGAAATAATTTGTTTTAAAGTCTAGGATTTTGATATAATTAATCATTGATAAAAGTTTTGGTTGACTTGTCAAGATGATAGTTTGTTTAAAATAAAACACTGTTTAAGTGCTATTGTTTAGTGATTTGAGAGGATTGGAACCGGTTGAAAAACAAAAGTTTTATTTAACTAAAACCATAAATATAAGCTAATAAAATTATTTGTTAAGGATAAAAGCATGCAAGCTAATCAGCCTCAAAATCTCTCTCCCCATCCTTTTTTATGGGCAGATTGGTTAAATTCTATCGCTGAGAATCCCCAGCACGGTAAAATTGTGCAAGAGGGTTCTAAATTCCGTTATTTAAATGACAAGCAAGCGGCGCAAACGGCTGCGGTGCGAGTCGTTTCTTTTCAGTCTATTTTAGAACTGACTCAGGCTAATTTAGAATCAAGAGATGTTTGTGCAGAAAATAAAACGAAAATGTTGAGCGGATTGCGCTATATTTCGAAGCAAAGGCAGGAGCGCTATCAAAATTTATTCTTCATTTTCCGGTGGTGTGCAAAGTTGTTAGGGGTGGAGAAAAAGCTCAGTGATGAGAAGGCTTTTATTGATCAATTAGCGGCAAATCCTGTTGCCGCGGCTTTGCAATCGCGTATAGCTCCTCAATCAAGTCAGGTTCCTTCGGTAAAGGTTGCTGCTCAAAGTCAAGTCAATGATCTCTCATCTTTCAACGAGTTTGTAGAGTATTATCATGGTTCGCTTTCTGAATCGGTCTATGCCTATTCCAATCATTTGAGAGCCTTGAAAAAGACCCTTTTACCAAGCGATCTTCAGAGAAAAGAAATTACCGCAGCAGAAAATGCTTTGGCTTCGCAGCTGCCGCACTGGCCACGCGTCAAAGACATAGTGAAAGTGTTTGGTGAAGATGTTTTACGGCCTACATTCAAGGAAACGATTGAAAATCTCTACCAAGACCACGTGAATTTCAAATACCAGCCTACTGCAGAACAGATCGAGAGAGATAAGACATTATTTCAGTGCACGGAAAGTGAAATCAAAGCGCTTTACGTCAAGCGCCTTATCAAGGCCGAGCGGACCGATTTTTCTTTATCCTTAATTACAGCTATTGAAACCACTTGGCAAGAGATGATAGCTAGGCAAGAGAAAAAAAGCGTGGAAGTACAGATTGAGCAGTATCGCGCACTCGTCATTCCAGGTGAAGATGGAGGAGTATTTCTTAAAGAAGACTTTTTGAATTCAGGAAGCTACAAGGCTGCTTTTGTCGCTACTCATTTTCTTCCAACCGTGAAGAGCGCTGAGCGCAGTGAATTTGTTGTTTTACAGCCGGCAGACAAGGTTGAAGAAGAGATTAAGCATTTTCAGGCTTTAAAAGCCCCTCAGCCAAGCAAACCTGGCACGGATTCAGATTCTGATTCTGATAGCTATGAGTATGACAGCGACTCGTCAAACTCTTTAGGCTCTTCGGTCGTGATGCATACAGTCGGAACTTCAGACACAATGATCAGACATGCAACAAGTTCTTCTTCGTCTTCAAGTGGGCCATTAACGATGATTTGCTTGGGTGGGTCGAGTGATGAACTCGATGGTATAGCCTTGGATCAACATAAGGCTGTCTTACAGGAAGGCTCTAGCCAGCCAGGAACGGGTTCTTCGTCTTCGAGTGAGGAGTCGTCGGGAACAATGGTTATCTTGAAAAGCTTGCCACATGATGAACCTCAGGGGATCATCTTGCAGGGGCAACAAGGATCCCCGAGCGATGAAATTGTCGAGTTGGATGATGATATGATCGAATCTGATGATCAAATGGAGCCAGATATCGTTGATCCAGAGCAGCCAAGCCATCCTGTTCGGTTGACTATCAATAAAACACTCATCCAGCCGCTTGTTAAAGCTCCGACTGTCAATTCTGTTTTTGATGAGGAAGCTGAAGCCTTTAAAAAAGAGGCTGAGTTGTGCGTTCGATTGGGCAAGCTTCCGGGGATTTGGCCAACGCATAAAATTACAACGGTCAATGGCCAGGTAGCCATCATTCAAAAGAAAGCGGGCTATGCAGTAGAAGGCAAAGATAAGCAAGCGATTGAGTTGTATGACATGGCACTTTTGGCGCACACAAGGGAGTTGTCTGTAAAAGATCAAATCGCCTTTTTAGATATGATCGAATGGTTTTTGAAGGGTGTTAAGAGCATTCATGAGCAAAACCTCATTCACCGCGATATCAAGCCAGGTAACATTCTTTGTACAAGTGATGGGAAAGCGGGGCTCTCGGATTTCGGATTGGTTTGTGGCAATGAATCTGAAGAAAGACAAACATTGATTGGAACGCCGTACTTCATAGCCCCTGAAATTGTTTATTACAACAATTCGCGCATTCAGGGAGAAAACTGGAAGAAGATTGACGGGAAAGCCGATATTTGGGCTGTGGGATTGACTTTGTGGGATATGCTGTCAGGAGAAAATGCACCGGCTCACCCGGCTAACGACAATATTGCGAGTCCAACAAGAGCCGTTCTATCCATGGGTCAATTATTTATCCCGATGCAACAAGCAAAGTACTACAAGCGGTATGAGACGGCCAGGACGGATCGCTACGGGATCATCGATGAGAATGGTCAAGATGAGCGGAGCAAAGGGTATAGAATGTCTCTGTTTCATTTGATCAAGCAATGTACTGAAGTTGAGCCGGAGAAGCGTCCAACGATTGATCAAGTCATGCAGCACTTCCAGACATGGAAGCAAGAAGCTGTTACCTTGCTCCAAGACGGCAAGATTACCTCTGTCATAGATGTCTTCTAAGACGCTCGATTTCTCTTGTAAAAGCCCAGGGCAAGGTCATTGCCCTGGGCTTTTTTTGGAGCCGAAATGTTAATCCAAATTGACACGCCTTGGATCTTAGCTGTTGCGCCTATTTGCGTTTGGTGCGAGCGTTTGTATCAGCGGAGAGGAGGGCGCCTTTAGGTTAGTGAAGGTACGCAGCTGATTGGCGGCGGCATTGAGCTCTTCGATTGTTTGGTGGAATTGATGATTAGACTGTGCCGTTTGCTGCGCCGTTTGGCTTAGTTCCCCTATGGCTTCATTGATTTGTTCGGCACCAGCCGATTGGGCCTGCATCCCTTCATTGACCATTTTAAATTTGGCGATTAATTCTTGCACCTGTTGAATGATTAAGGCCAATTGTTCACTGACTTTACCAGCTTGTTCGACTCCTATCCGAATATCTTGAGTAAAATCATCCACACCCATGACACTTGAGGAAACAGCGGTATTGATTTCATTAATCATCTTTTCAATGTCGAGTGTAGAAATAGCTGTTTGATCTGCTAAGCGGCGGATTTCCCTTGCGATGACGGCAAAGCTTCTTCCATATTCCCCTGCTTTTTCGGCTTCAATAGAGGCATTGAGTGAGAGAAGGTTGGTCTGATCGGCAACTTTGGTAATGGCTGTGATAACGCTTGTAATATTGCCGGCCTTCTCGTTTAAAATTGCCAGTTTGGCGGCAATATTCGTTGAGGCTTCCACCATTTGCCGCATGATCGATTCCATGTTAGAAAGCGATTGTTTACCGATTGTTGCTAATAGTGACGTTTGTTCGGCCGAATTGCTGATGTCATTCAAAGTCAGGACAAATTCTTTAGAGGTCGATGAAATTTCATTAGCCGCCACGGCAATTTCCCGGGTTGTAGCTTCTTGTTCGACGCTGATGACTTCTTGTTCCTTGGAGGCGGCCGACAATTGACTCGCTGAGCTTGTCAAAACGAATCCGAGTTGCTGCAAGTGGCCGATGATGGCTTCATAAGACTGGGCCATTTGATTGAAAGCCAGGACTACATGTGCGAATTCACTATCTTGATACGTATTTTGCAATCGAATGCTTAAATCTCCTTCACTCAACAGGTGAATGCCGCGCAAAAGTTCGTGAAATTGTGAAAGTGTTTCATCGAGTCTTTGGGCAAGCCGATTGAAGGAGGCTCCCAATTGGTCATATTCTTCTTGGCCCGTCTCTATCATGCGAGTCGATGTTTGTCCATCTGCAAGCTGGTTGACTGTATGGGTCACCTCTTTTAGTTGTTCAACTGTCTTGCGGCACATCGCATACCCCCACAGAAAAGTTGCAAAGGCCAGGATTAGTGTCAGGAGAGTGAGAAGCCAAAAGCGAAACTTTAAATGGCTTTGCTTTTGCAGGAGGAGGTGATGAATATCTTCATTTGCCTTATTCCAGAGCTTTAAACCGGGCAGGATGGCAGTGTTTCCAAGGCTTATGAGCTCGTCACTTGTTAGGTGG
Coding sequences within it:
- a CDS encoding enoyl-[acyl-carrier-protein] reductase; its protein translation is MLQINLKGKKAFIAGIGDDQGFGWAIAKALAEAGAEIIVGTWTPILKIFTSSLQAGKFDASRRLSNGSMLEFTKIYPLDASFDTPADVPEEIRENKRYKDIGGYTISEVCEAIGRDFGKIDIFIHSLANAPEVQKPLLETSRKGYLAAVGSSAYSFVSLLAHLGPHLNAGGSALSLTYLASEKIIPGYGGGMSSAKAALESDTRTLAWEAGRKWSVRVNTISAGPLRSRAARAIGFIDRMIDYSQANAPLAKELFAEEVGYTAAFLASNLASAVTGTTIYVDNGLHSMGVGVDSPTLVVEELV
- a CDS encoding protein kinase domain-containing protein, yielding MQANQPQNLSPHPFLWADWLNSIAENPQHGKIVQEGSKFRYLNDKQAAQTAAVRVVSFQSILELTQANLESRDVCAENKTKMLSGLRYISKQRQERYQNLFFIFRWCAKLLGVEKKLSDEKAFIDQLAANPVAAALQSRIAPQSSQVPSVKVAAQSQVNDLSSFNEFVEYYHGSLSESVYAYSNHLRALKKTLLPSDLQRKEITAAENALASQLPHWPRVKDIVKVFGEDVLRPTFKETIENLYQDHVNFKYQPTAEQIERDKTLFQCTESEIKALYVKRLIKAERTDFSLSLITAIETTWQEMIARQEKKSVEVQIEQYRALVIPGEDGGVFLKEDFLNSGSYKAAFVATHFLPTVKSAERSEFVVLQPADKVEEEIKHFQALKAPQPSKPGTDSDSDSDSYEYDSDSSNSLGSSVVMHTVGTSDTMIRHATSSSSSSSGPLTMICLGGSSDELDGIALDQHKAVLQEGSSQPGTGSSSSSEESSGTMVILKSLPHDEPQGIILQGQQGSPSDEIVELDDDMIESDDQMEPDIVDPEQPSHPVRLTINKTLIQPLVKAPTVNSVFDEEAEAFKKEAELCVRLGKLPGIWPTHKITTVNGQVAIIQKKAGYAVEGKDKQAIELYDMALLAHTRELSVKDQIAFLDMIEWFLKGVKSIHEQNLIHRDIKPGNILCTSDGKAGLSDFGLVCGNESEERQTLIGTPYFIAPEIVYYNNSRIQGENWKKIDGKADIWAVGLTLWDMLSGENAPAHPANDNIASPTRAVLSMGQLFIPMQQAKYYKRYETARTDRYGIIDENGQDERSKGYRMSLFHLIKQCTEVEPEKRPTIDQVMQHFQTWKQEAVTLLQDGKITSVIDVF
- a CDS encoding methyl-accepting chemotaxis protein, whose translation is MRFTLLQRYRLLACVFGLSLFPLFYFAYSTYAQAYSLLEFGIQSNQYQTILKKLIHALPQHQMLHHRLMKGENGLSEELNYLKSQISSYIAELTSTYPNTSLDDLAPNAAKDTSNHWERLNQYPLTQESNRHWHKQIIAQTQKIFGSMGAYYPSTEQSPSSYLILSTLIELPHLQSLIYQATFGIGEALLDQQFNSQTREELIAIIALLKLRLENLKDHIERTWHSRALPNSTLSDSFQEYYRVTEDLINALQQNLVDSQTPHLTSDELISLGNTAILPGLKLWNKANEDIHHLLLQKQSHLKFRFWLLTLLTLILAFATFLWGYAMCRKTVEQLKEVTHTVNQLADGQTSTRMIETGQEEYDQLGASFNRLAQRLDETLSQFHELLRGIHLLSEGDLSIRLQNTYQDSEFAHVVLAFNQMAQSYEAIIGHLQQLGFVLTSSASQLSAASKEQEVISVEQEATTREIAVAANEISSTSKEFVLTLNDISNSAEQTSLLATIGKQSLSNMESIMRQMVEASTNIAAKLAILNEKAGNITSVITAITKVADQTNLLSLNASIEAEKAGEYGRSFAVIAREIRRLADQTAISTLDIEKMINEINTAVSSSVMGVDDFTQDIRIGVEQAGKVSEQLALIIQQVQELIAKFKMVNEGMQAQSAGAEQINEAIGELSQTAQQTAQSNHQFHQTIEELNAAANQLRTFTNLKAPSSPLIQTLAPNANRRNS